The Mercenaria mercenaria strain notata chromosome 10, MADL_Memer_1, whole genome shotgun sequence genome contains a region encoding:
- the LOC123559698 gene encoding roundabout homolog 2-like isoform X1: MGQRIYKLEVLAFILLVTLYIYKVDANPEPASPVQGRAPTTRNEYPKIGEGPKDVFFAKNSPGSLDCLASGVPTPTITWYQNGKEVQFDKDHVRMLLPDGQLFFLRFIYTKNQTHVGTYYCKAANSLGEVVSREATVKVAVIKDDFRQEPVDTTRSIHSTVTLHCKPPRGEPDPKISWQHNDRPVSLGDRITQHKDGDLTITTLTAQDSGEYVCLATNKAGVRQSSPALLKVLEVPEITGFPEDVMREEGSTVEFHCEVLGEADIQWKKEGGTSNKQKWRQLPDNTLRIENVEADDEGTYVCTAENAAGVVEAAAHLKIEYTPKFLVRPHDQVVAVGRTISLHCSAAGYPQPTIYWETKAKKDLMFVKYQSDRFSVSDDGTLRIERIQKSDQGSYSCIAYSSKGKAQASADISVREEHDVIFPDNDLRPPPIIRFGPINQTLEEDAVALLRCQATGDPKPIIRWYKNGRSLDKKDARYLLLDSGTLQISSLKISDSGNYMCKAGSETGETTMTAKLIVESEGRSFIKSPPDLTEFPGAPEKPVVSDVTDTSVRLSWKLFRDTGASPVDSYQVEYFGYGLSESWKIAGARYTSTDITVDGLVPNTTYVFLVRAINSHGKGGPSPLSEIIRTLEKGHNVVPTITLPVAEIEERLRDIQVSLLRGEAVNSSAIRISWMVNTENKVVTGFVVQYRHILNMGDRHDHRYGQTVIKRVPYRPLSHTITGLESYEYYEICVMAASGTLTSSCSKPMKIQSGESVPTRPPKDTVIERVSDSEVLVKWSAPDIEHRKGEIIGYQVKCSSEDGVHNCSKHTNGSTHEVKIDGLVPGVNYNIEIAAQTQKGVGKFSTALSVGPDENQITKKAWFIGMIGALGGILWLGLCIFTVWLCKSRKRRKKLKEQWYTGGPRTSDKTSERNGSVARKGYGVKDGNFQDNNEAGLPPEYNTLLQQSQHESSDNQSDTMYNMANHPEMKTFYQQSGPVTPYATTALLQAQAQAQNSRKQSGDQLFRPINPGCKQYSGGSGDSATDRSITTDVSIESREPNRSSAGDSGHLSDENGMLIKQLRKPGYRPGMPQNQPVVNWNDVLPPPPNHPPSDGEYLQDDQLYSEIPEDRARSPLSPVSMAQMSACSCPVTHPHQMQNFSPGAYSDNCNRCMSLRNFDNRPYSPQQLAQMQRQHVLPPNISRTLGAPQRGGSQRGGTPVYLHGYSQPWDSQPLPRGPYEYDYAQVPREDGYNYTQPIQDGLIDRNIDYNDSSVPYQGPPRDFSNIPGGPPGNYCEGPCRGQMNNLNALNTSYHRNRGETSQIPCLDGYKIESPPSSASEYRVCNSGGSSAGSAKSRGGMKGRSSSEGNDLKDKQYVVGPETQCRPLMYHSRSESSQPGHCMIDEGYSRNADSPISEDPDYAEDSENGVDRTNERDSMVANWESQEDCSELHSSSSNVSEEGDNQFLNEEDFASAVARAAELSGLTVVGTTVSDPNPKQGKKAKRHHRQARPISPGYSTDSNYGTADIPHKPYPKSQRRKQLVEHGKLRKKGDNSSSKEDSSNTVETTNEIPSPDTKNGSEKHGYINPLPASPAKSGKSEIPSLYRSHRSPGGGTGQEVQQNSGNSGNKLGMFNFGDDIPVV, from the exons TTGATGCAAACCCAGAGCCTGCCTCTCCAGTACAAGGACGTGCCCCCACTACCAGAAATGAATATCCAAAAATAGGGGAAGGACCGAAAGATGTATTCTTTGCCAAGAACTCGCCAGGCAGTCTGGATTGCCTTGCTTcag GTGTTCCGACCCCAACCATCACCTGGTACCAGAATGGAAAAGAAGTTCAGTTCGACAAGGACCATGTTCGTATGCTGTTACCTGATGGTCAGCTGTTTTTTCTCCGATTCATATACACCAAGAACCAGACACATGTTGGAACTTACTATTGCAAGGCAGCTAACAGTCTAGGCGAGGTTGTCAGCAGGGAGGCCACTGTGAAAGTTGCAG TGATTAAAGATGATTTCCGCCAAGAGCCAGTCGACACTACTCGATCAATACATTCCACTGTAACTCTGCATTGCAAACCACCACGAGGGGAACCGGACCCGAAAATCTCATGGCAGCACAATGATCGACCAGTTTCATTGGGTGACAGGATCACGCAGCACAAAGATGGTGACCTGACGATTACTACATTGACTGCACAAGACAGTGGGGAGTATGTGTGTTTGGCGACAAACAAAGCTGGTGTACGACAGAGCTCACCAGCACTGCTGAAAGTCCTCG AGGTACCAGAGATTACCGGTTTCCCAGAAGATGTAATGAGGGAGGAAGGTTCTACTGTAGAATTTCATTGTGAGGTTCTTGGCGAGGCAGACATACAATGGAAGAAAGAAGGTGGTACGTCTAACAAGCAGAAGTGGCGACAGTTGCCAGATAACACGTTACGTATCGAGAACGTTGAGGCTGATGATGAAGGCACGTACGTCTGCACGGCTGAAAATGCGGCTGGGGTTGTTGAAGCAGCTgctcatctaaaaatagaat ataccCCTAAGTTCTTGGTCAGACCGCATGATCAGGTGGTGGCTGTTGGTCGTACCATATCTCTGCACTGCTCAGCTGCCGGCTACCCCCAGCCAACTATCTACTGGGAAACCAAAGCTAAGAAA GACCTGATGTTTGTGAAATACCAGTCAGACCGTTTCTCGGTGTCGGATGACGGCACTCTTAGAATAGAGCGAATTCAAAAATCGGACCAGGGATCCTATTCGTGTATCGCTTATAGTTCTAAAGGAAAGGCGCAGGCATCAGCTGACATCAGCGTTCGAG AGGAGCATGACGTTATCTTTCCAGACAATGACCTTCGACCTCCCCCGATCATCCGGTTTGGACCGATCAACCAGACACTGGAGGAAGATGCAGTGGCACTGTTACGTTGCCAGGCTACCGGAGATCCGAAACCTATCATACGCTGGTACAAAAATGGCCGCTCCCTCGATAAAAAGGATGCCAGATATTTGCTGCTTGATTCGGGAACCCTGCAAATTTCAA GTTTGAAAATTTCAGATTCCGGGAACTACATGTGCAAGGCTGGCAGTGAAACAGGGGAGACAACGATGACTGCAAAATTGATTGTAGAAT CTGAAGGAAGGAGTTTCATTAAATCACCACCAGACCTGACCGAGTTCCCTGGAGCGCCAGAGAAACCTGTTGTCAGTGATGTCACAGATACGAGTGTCAGGTTGTCATGGAAACTGTTCCGCGATACAGGGGCATCTCCAGTTGATTCGTACCAAGTAGAGTACTTCGGATATGGCTTATCAGAG TCCTGGAAAATAGCTGGAGCCCGTTATACCAGTACAGATATAACCGTAGATGGACTTGTTCCCAACACTACTTACGTATTCCTTGTCAGAGCAATAAACAGCCATGGAAAAGGGGGACCTAGTCCACTGTCTGAGATTATTCGAACTCTTG AGAAAGGTCACAATGTGGTACCAACAATTACGCTCCCAGTAGCCGAGATAGAAGAAAGATTACGAGACATTCAGGTGTCCTTGCTGCGAGGAGAAGCTGTCAACTCCAGCGCTATCAGAATCAGTTGGATG GTGAATACCGAGAACAAAGTCGTTACAGGGTTTGTGGTACAGTACAGACATATCCTTAACATGGGTGATCGCCATGATCATCGATACGGTCAGACTGTGATAAAACGAGTCCCCTACCGGCCATTATCCCACACAATCACGGGACTGGAAAGCTATGAATATTACGAAATATGTGTAATGGCTGCCAGTGGGACACTTACATCGTCATGCAGTAAACCAATGAAGATACAGTCTGGTGAATCAG TTCCAACAAGGCCACCAAAAGACACAGTGATCGAGAGAGTAAGTGACTCGGAGGTTCTGGTGAAATGGTCTGCACCTGATATAGAGCACAGGAAAGGGGAGATAATTGGATATCAG GTCAAGTGTTCGAGCGAGGATGGAGTTCACAACTGTAGCAAGCATACAAATGGTTCCACACATGAAGTGAAAATAGATGGACTGGTGCCCGGCGTCAACTACAATATTGAGATAGCTGCACAAACTCAGAAAGGTGTTGGAAAATTTAGCACTGCTCTTTCTGTTG GGCCAGATGAGAATCAGATTACGAAGAAGGCGTGGTTTATCGGTATGATTGGCGCATTGGGAGGCATTCTATGGTTGGGTCTCTGTATATTCACTGTATGGCTGTGTAAGAGTCGGAAACGAAGGAAGAAGTTGAAGGAACAGTGGTATACAGGTGGTCCCAGAACAAGTGATAAAACATCAGAAAG GAATGGCAGTGTTGCAAGGAAAGGTTATGGTGTTAAAGATGGGAACTTTCAGGATAATAATG AAGCAGGTTTACCACCAGAGTACAACACATTATTACAGCAGTCACAACATGAGAGCAGTGATAACCAGTCTGACACCATGTACAATATGGCTAACCATCCTGAAATGAAGACGTTCTACCAACAGTCAGGCCCTGTGACCCCTTATGCCACCACAGCCCTGCTACAGGCCCAGGCCCAAGCACAGAATTCAAGAAAACAG tCTGGCGATCAGTTGTTTCGTCCAATTAATCCAGGTTGTAAACAATACAGTGGCGGTTCCGGTGACTCGGCTACAGACAGATCCATAACTACAG ACGTGTCCATAGAATCTCGAGAACCTAATAGAAGTTCAGCCGGAGACAGCGGTCATTTGTCAG ATGAAAACGGGATGTTGATCAAACAGCTCCGTAAGCCTGGTTACCGGCCTGGAATGCCTCAGAACCAGCCTGTTGTCAACTGGAACGATGTTCTTCCACCTCCACCAAACCATCCTCCCAGTGATGGAGAGTACCTGCAAGACGATCAGCTGTATTCCGAGATACCAGAAGACCGAGCGCGAAGCCCACTGTCACCAGTCTCGATGGCGCAGATGTCGGCATGTTCGTGCCCAGTGACGCATCCTCACCAAATGCAAAATTTCAGTCCTGGAGCGTACTCAGACAATTGTAACAGGTGTATGTCTTTAAGAAATTTTGATAACAGGCCGTATTCTCCGCAACAACTTGCCCAGATGCAGAGACAACATGTGCTACCGCCTAATATATCAAGGACTCTCGGTGCCCCGCAACGGGGAGGTAGCCAAAGAGGAGGAACCCCTGTATACCTACATGGATATTCACAACCCTGGGATTCCCAGCCCCTGCCTAGGGGACCCTATGAGTATGATTACGCCCAGGTTCCAAGAGAAGATGGATATAATTACACTCAGCCTATCCAGGATGGATTAATTGATAGAAATATAGATTATAATGACTCTTCTGTACCCTATCAAGGGCCTCCAAGAGACTTCTCAAATATCCCTGGTGGTCCTCCAGGGAACTATTGTGAAGGCCCCTGTAGGGGTCAGATGAATAATTTAAATGCTTTGAATACTAGTTACCATAGAAACAGAGGTGAAACTTCACAGATACCATGCTTGGATGGTTACAAAATAGAATCTCCTCCCTCTAGTGCTAGTGAATATCGCGTATGTAATAGTGGTGGAAGTTCCGCAGGGTCGGCCAAGTCGAGGGGCGGCATGAAGGGAAGATCTTCCTCGGAAGGAAATGATTTGAAAGACAAGCAGTATGTTGTTGGTCCAGAAACACAGTGCAGACCATTGATGTATCATTCTAG GTCTGAGAGCTCACAGCCAGGACACTGTATGATAGACGAGGGGTACTCCCGAAATGCTGATTCTCCGATATCGGAGGACCCAGACTATGCTGAGGATTCAGAAAATGGGGTAGACAGAACTAATGAGAGAG ATTCCATGGTAGCTAACTGGGAGAGCCAGGAGGACTGCAGTGAATTACATTCCAGTTCCAGTAACGTATCTGAGGAAGGTGACAACCAGTTTTTGAATGAGGAAGATTTTGCTAGTGCTGTTGCCAGGGCTGCTGAGCTGTCCGGCCTGACTGTTGTGGGTACCACAGTCAGTGATCCAAACCCTAAACAAG GGAAAAAGGCAAAACGACACCATCGTCAAGCACGACCTATAAGCCCTGGTTACAGTACTGACAGTAACTACGGTACTGCTGATATACCACACAAGCCATATCCTAAATCACAACGGCGGAAACAGCTCGTAGAACATGGTAAACTAAGAAAGAAGGGAGATAACTCTAGCAGCAAGGAAGATAGCTCTAACACGGTAGAAACAACTAATGAAATTCCCTCCCCTGATACTAAAAATG GGTCAGAAAAACACGGGTACATCAACCCATTGCCAGCCAGCCCTGCGAAGTCGGGAAAGTCAGAAATTCCCTCCCTTTACAGGAGCCATAGATCACCAGGAGGAGGCACTGGACAGGAAGTTCAACAAAATTCTGGGAATTCTGGAAACAAATTAGGGATGTTCAATTTTGGAGATGAt ATTCCAGTTGTCTGA
- the LOC123559698 gene encoding roundabout homolog 2-like isoform X2, with protein MGQRIYKLEVLAFILLVTLYIYKVDANPEPASPVQGRAPTTRNEYPKIGEGPKDVFFAKNSPGSLDCLASGVPTPTITWYQNGKEVQFDKDHVRMLLPDGQLFFLRFIYTKNQTHVGTYYCKAANSLGEVVSREATVKVAVIKDDFRQEPVDTTRSIHSTVTLHCKPPRGEPDPKISWQHNDRPVSLGDRITQHKDGDLTITTLTAQDSGEYVCLATNKAGVRQSSPALLKVLEVPEITGFPEDVMREEGSTVEFHCEVLGEADIQWKKEGGTSNKQKWRQLPDNTLRIENVEADDEGTYVCTAENAAGVVEAAAHLKIEYTPKFLVRPHDQVVAVGRTISLHCSAAGYPQPTIYWETKAKKDLMFVKYQSDRFSVSDDGTLRIERIQKSDQGSYSCIAYSSKGKAQASADISVRDNDLRPPPIIRFGPINQTLEEDAVALLRCQATGDPKPIIRWYKNGRSLDKKDARYLLLDSGTLQISSLKISDSGNYMCKAGSETGETTMTAKLIVESEGRSFIKSPPDLTEFPGAPEKPVVSDVTDTSVRLSWKLFRDTGASPVDSYQVEYFGYGLSESWKIAGARYTSTDITVDGLVPNTTYVFLVRAINSHGKGGPSPLSEIIRTLEKGHNVVPTITLPVAEIEERLRDIQVSLLRGEAVNSSAIRISWMVNTENKVVTGFVVQYRHILNMGDRHDHRYGQTVIKRVPYRPLSHTITGLESYEYYEICVMAASGTLTSSCSKPMKIQSGESVPTRPPKDTVIERVSDSEVLVKWSAPDIEHRKGEIIGYQVKCSSEDGVHNCSKHTNGSTHEVKIDGLVPGVNYNIEIAAQTQKGVGKFSTALSVGPDENQITKKAWFIGMIGALGGILWLGLCIFTVWLCKSRKRRKKLKEQWYTGGPRTSDKTSERNGSVARKGYGVKDGNFQDNNEAGLPPEYNTLLQQSQHESSDNQSDTMYNMANHPEMKTFYQQSGPVTPYATTALLQAQAQAQNSRKQSGDQLFRPINPGCKQYSGGSGDSATDRSITTDVSIESREPNRSSAGDSGHLSDENGMLIKQLRKPGYRPGMPQNQPVVNWNDVLPPPPNHPPSDGEYLQDDQLYSEIPEDRARSPLSPVSMAQMSACSCPVTHPHQMQNFSPGAYSDNCNRCMSLRNFDNRPYSPQQLAQMQRQHVLPPNISRTLGAPQRGGSQRGGTPVYLHGYSQPWDSQPLPRGPYEYDYAQVPREDGYNYTQPIQDGLIDRNIDYNDSSVPYQGPPRDFSNIPGGPPGNYCEGPCRGQMNNLNALNTSYHRNRGETSQIPCLDGYKIESPPSSASEYRVCNSGGSSAGSAKSRGGMKGRSSSEGNDLKDKQYVVGPETQCRPLMYHSRSESSQPGHCMIDEGYSRNADSPISEDPDYAEDSENGVDRTNERDSMVANWESQEDCSELHSSSSNVSEEGDNQFLNEEDFASAVARAAELSGLTVVGTTVSDPNPKQGKKAKRHHRQARPISPGYSTDSNYGTADIPHKPYPKSQRRKQLVEHGKLRKKGDNSSSKEDSSNTVETTNEIPSPDTKNGSEKHGYINPLPASPAKSGKSEIPSLYRSHRSPGGGTGQEVQQNSGNSGNKLGMFNFGDDIPVV; from the exons TTGATGCAAACCCAGAGCCTGCCTCTCCAGTACAAGGACGTGCCCCCACTACCAGAAATGAATATCCAAAAATAGGGGAAGGACCGAAAGATGTATTCTTTGCCAAGAACTCGCCAGGCAGTCTGGATTGCCTTGCTTcag GTGTTCCGACCCCAACCATCACCTGGTACCAGAATGGAAAAGAAGTTCAGTTCGACAAGGACCATGTTCGTATGCTGTTACCTGATGGTCAGCTGTTTTTTCTCCGATTCATATACACCAAGAACCAGACACATGTTGGAACTTACTATTGCAAGGCAGCTAACAGTCTAGGCGAGGTTGTCAGCAGGGAGGCCACTGTGAAAGTTGCAG TGATTAAAGATGATTTCCGCCAAGAGCCAGTCGACACTACTCGATCAATACATTCCACTGTAACTCTGCATTGCAAACCACCACGAGGGGAACCGGACCCGAAAATCTCATGGCAGCACAATGATCGACCAGTTTCATTGGGTGACAGGATCACGCAGCACAAAGATGGTGACCTGACGATTACTACATTGACTGCACAAGACAGTGGGGAGTATGTGTGTTTGGCGACAAACAAAGCTGGTGTACGACAGAGCTCACCAGCACTGCTGAAAGTCCTCG AGGTACCAGAGATTACCGGTTTCCCAGAAGATGTAATGAGGGAGGAAGGTTCTACTGTAGAATTTCATTGTGAGGTTCTTGGCGAGGCAGACATACAATGGAAGAAAGAAGGTGGTACGTCTAACAAGCAGAAGTGGCGACAGTTGCCAGATAACACGTTACGTATCGAGAACGTTGAGGCTGATGATGAAGGCACGTACGTCTGCACGGCTGAAAATGCGGCTGGGGTTGTTGAAGCAGCTgctcatctaaaaatagaat ataccCCTAAGTTCTTGGTCAGACCGCATGATCAGGTGGTGGCTGTTGGTCGTACCATATCTCTGCACTGCTCAGCTGCCGGCTACCCCCAGCCAACTATCTACTGGGAAACCAAAGCTAAGAAA GACCTGATGTTTGTGAAATACCAGTCAGACCGTTTCTCGGTGTCGGATGACGGCACTCTTAGAATAGAGCGAATTCAAAAATCGGACCAGGGATCCTATTCGTGTATCGCTTATAGTTCTAAAGGAAAGGCGCAGGCATCAGCTGACATCAGCGTTCGAG ACAATGACCTTCGACCTCCCCCGATCATCCGGTTTGGACCGATCAACCAGACACTGGAGGAAGATGCAGTGGCACTGTTACGTTGCCAGGCTACCGGAGATCCGAAACCTATCATACGCTGGTACAAAAATGGCCGCTCCCTCGATAAAAAGGATGCCAGATATTTGCTGCTTGATTCGGGAACCCTGCAAATTTCAA GTTTGAAAATTTCAGATTCCGGGAACTACATGTGCAAGGCTGGCAGTGAAACAGGGGAGACAACGATGACTGCAAAATTGATTGTAGAAT CTGAAGGAAGGAGTTTCATTAAATCACCACCAGACCTGACCGAGTTCCCTGGAGCGCCAGAGAAACCTGTTGTCAGTGATGTCACAGATACGAGTGTCAGGTTGTCATGGAAACTGTTCCGCGATACAGGGGCATCTCCAGTTGATTCGTACCAAGTAGAGTACTTCGGATATGGCTTATCAGAG TCCTGGAAAATAGCTGGAGCCCGTTATACCAGTACAGATATAACCGTAGATGGACTTGTTCCCAACACTACTTACGTATTCCTTGTCAGAGCAATAAACAGCCATGGAAAAGGGGGACCTAGTCCACTGTCTGAGATTATTCGAACTCTTG AGAAAGGTCACAATGTGGTACCAACAATTACGCTCCCAGTAGCCGAGATAGAAGAAAGATTACGAGACATTCAGGTGTCCTTGCTGCGAGGAGAAGCTGTCAACTCCAGCGCTATCAGAATCAGTTGGATG GTGAATACCGAGAACAAAGTCGTTACAGGGTTTGTGGTACAGTACAGACATATCCTTAACATGGGTGATCGCCATGATCATCGATACGGTCAGACTGTGATAAAACGAGTCCCCTACCGGCCATTATCCCACACAATCACGGGACTGGAAAGCTATGAATATTACGAAATATGTGTAATGGCTGCCAGTGGGACACTTACATCGTCATGCAGTAAACCAATGAAGATACAGTCTGGTGAATCAG TTCCAACAAGGCCACCAAAAGACACAGTGATCGAGAGAGTAAGTGACTCGGAGGTTCTGGTGAAATGGTCTGCACCTGATATAGAGCACAGGAAAGGGGAGATAATTGGATATCAG GTCAAGTGTTCGAGCGAGGATGGAGTTCACAACTGTAGCAAGCATACAAATGGTTCCACACATGAAGTGAAAATAGATGGACTGGTGCCCGGCGTCAACTACAATATTGAGATAGCTGCACAAACTCAGAAAGGTGTTGGAAAATTTAGCACTGCTCTTTCTGTTG GGCCAGATGAGAATCAGATTACGAAGAAGGCGTGGTTTATCGGTATGATTGGCGCATTGGGAGGCATTCTATGGTTGGGTCTCTGTATATTCACTGTATGGCTGTGTAAGAGTCGGAAACGAAGGAAGAAGTTGAAGGAACAGTGGTATACAGGTGGTCCCAGAACAAGTGATAAAACATCAGAAAG GAATGGCAGTGTTGCAAGGAAAGGTTATGGTGTTAAAGATGGGAACTTTCAGGATAATAATG AAGCAGGTTTACCACCAGAGTACAACACATTATTACAGCAGTCACAACATGAGAGCAGTGATAACCAGTCTGACACCATGTACAATATGGCTAACCATCCTGAAATGAAGACGTTCTACCAACAGTCAGGCCCTGTGACCCCTTATGCCACCACAGCCCTGCTACAGGCCCAGGCCCAAGCACAGAATTCAAGAAAACAG tCTGGCGATCAGTTGTTTCGTCCAATTAATCCAGGTTGTAAACAATACAGTGGCGGTTCCGGTGACTCGGCTACAGACAGATCCATAACTACAG ACGTGTCCATAGAATCTCGAGAACCTAATAGAAGTTCAGCCGGAGACAGCGGTCATTTGTCAG ATGAAAACGGGATGTTGATCAAACAGCTCCGTAAGCCTGGTTACCGGCCTGGAATGCCTCAGAACCAGCCTGTTGTCAACTGGAACGATGTTCTTCCACCTCCACCAAACCATCCTCCCAGTGATGGAGAGTACCTGCAAGACGATCAGCTGTATTCCGAGATACCAGAAGACCGAGCGCGAAGCCCACTGTCACCAGTCTCGATGGCGCAGATGTCGGCATGTTCGTGCCCAGTGACGCATCCTCACCAAATGCAAAATTTCAGTCCTGGAGCGTACTCAGACAATTGTAACAGGTGTATGTCTTTAAGAAATTTTGATAACAGGCCGTATTCTCCGCAACAACTTGCCCAGATGCAGAGACAACATGTGCTACCGCCTAATATATCAAGGACTCTCGGTGCCCCGCAACGGGGAGGTAGCCAAAGAGGAGGAACCCCTGTATACCTACATGGATATTCACAACCCTGGGATTCCCAGCCCCTGCCTAGGGGACCCTATGAGTATGATTACGCCCAGGTTCCAAGAGAAGATGGATATAATTACACTCAGCCTATCCAGGATGGATTAATTGATAGAAATATAGATTATAATGACTCTTCTGTACCCTATCAAGGGCCTCCAAGAGACTTCTCAAATATCCCTGGTGGTCCTCCAGGGAACTATTGTGAAGGCCCCTGTAGGGGTCAGATGAATAATTTAAATGCTTTGAATACTAGTTACCATAGAAACAGAGGTGAAACTTCACAGATACCATGCTTGGATGGTTACAAAATAGAATCTCCTCCCTCTAGTGCTAGTGAATATCGCGTATGTAATAGTGGTGGAAGTTCCGCAGGGTCGGCCAAGTCGAGGGGCGGCATGAAGGGAAGATCTTCCTCGGAAGGAAATGATTTGAAAGACAAGCAGTATGTTGTTGGTCCAGAAACACAGTGCAGACCATTGATGTATCATTCTAG GTCTGAGAGCTCACAGCCAGGACACTGTATGATAGACGAGGGGTACTCCCGAAATGCTGATTCTCCGATATCGGAGGACCCAGACTATGCTGAGGATTCAGAAAATGGGGTAGACAGAACTAATGAGAGAG ATTCCATGGTAGCTAACTGGGAGAGCCAGGAGGACTGCAGTGAATTACATTCCAGTTCCAGTAACGTATCTGAGGAAGGTGACAACCAGTTTTTGAATGAGGAAGATTTTGCTAGTGCTGTTGCCAGGGCTGCTGAGCTGTCCGGCCTGACTGTTGTGGGTACCACAGTCAGTGATCCAAACCCTAAACAAG GGAAAAAGGCAAAACGACACCATCGTCAAGCACGACCTATAAGCCCTGGTTACAGTACTGACAGTAACTACGGTACTGCTGATATACCACACAAGCCATATCCTAAATCACAACGGCGGAAACAGCTCGTAGAACATGGTAAACTAAGAAAGAAGGGAGATAACTCTAGCAGCAAGGAAGATAGCTCTAACACGGTAGAAACAACTAATGAAATTCCCTCCCCTGATACTAAAAATG GGTCAGAAAAACACGGGTACATCAACCCATTGCCAGCCAGCCCTGCGAAGTCGGGAAAGTCAGAAATTCCCTCCCTTTACAGGAGCCATAGATCACCAGGAGGAGGCACTGGACAGGAAGTTCAACAAAATTCTGGGAATTCTGGAAACAAATTAGGGATGTTCAATTTTGGAGATGAt ATTCCAGTTGTCTGA